From Lolium perenne isolate Kyuss_39 chromosome 5, Kyuss_2.0, whole genome shotgun sequence, a single genomic window includes:
- the LOC127304354 gene encoding uncharacterized protein, whose translation MEKAQADLTALKKQGDELQRQCADSAATLKSINETLKGLSTWVPHVDSTLQLEGAQREIEQSAAAASPGAMDAGQPSGTLKVAIPHHTPGRKDFPHTPIQFDIGDRFGAFDESGYNTSRVGNYHSRPPKTDFPRFDGENPKWWKIVCEKYFALYAVDHNTWASFASMHFVGNAALWLQSYEAEHDVDGWEELCVAVHLKFGKDKQHRLGACRQTGTIEQYYKKFEELRHKVLVHNKHYDEAYFVTKFMNGLRKDIQRAIKLHGPKTVDAALTLAETQEELNDEIKPQYTHRYKSDYRSYSKTGFPGKGIFGATPEEHKKQEDKPGVKPPWDEKLQLLKAQRRARGECFRCGDKFQPGHKCNKTVPLHMVEELIDLLHVNSSDSDQEENHSSSSEDSLMYISQCALAGTTHNKSIRLQGTLQGKQVLILIDSGSCGSFISAATVAHLKLATQEVEPVTVQVADSRKSQITTAVREAAWECRGAKFKTTFRVFNIPCYDIILGMDWLNECGKMWIDWPNKTLRFRVQGKRVTLKGIKDNVRHCDAISAVEIQKLIKQNAVAQVIHLCPVGEAYENSPLPPEIEQLLQGHANCFDTPKDLPPHRSFDHGIELMPGVQPVNVKPYRYSPQQKDEIERQIKDMIRQGIIKPSQSPFASPVLLVRKKDGTWRFCVDYRQLNAVTVKDRYPMPIVDELLDELAGAQFFTKLDLRSGYHQIRMRDEDERKTAFKTHEGHYEFRVMPFGLTSAPATFQAAMNTIFAHAIRRFVLVFVDDVLIYSKSADRVATDPAKISAVQHWPQPRDVKQVRGFLGLAGYYRKFIRHFGIICRPLTNLLKKNVPFVWSPVVDDAFQTLKRALIQAPVLALPDFQQEFVLETDACATGIGAVLMQHGHPLAFLSRALGPKNQALSIYDKECLAILLAIEKWKSYLQHAPFVIHTDQRSLIHLGEHKFNTKIQQKAFFRLLGLQYKIIYKKGKANVAADALSRRPMALCALSMARPRWMEIVIEGYTKDEKSKQLYTELSLQGSNEQGFSLVDGVIRHQGRIWLGTHTEAKQAVLIALHSSGLGGHSGPLVTYHKIKQMFSWPKYEARSVRLCTSMHSVSTSQK comes from the exons ATGGAGAAGGCTCAAGCAGATCTCACGGCGCTGAAGAAACAAGGCGACGAGTTGCAGAGGCAGTGTGCGGATTCTGCGGCTACGCTCAAGTCGATCAACGAGACGCTGAAGGGGCTGAGCACATGGGTTCCCCATGTGGATTCCACGCTGCAG TTGGAAGGTGCACAACGGGAGATCGAGCAGTCTGCTGCGGCAGCGTCACCAGGTGCAATGGACGCAGGACAACCATCAGGCACACTCAAGGTAGCGATTCCACACCACACCCCTGGCCGTAAGGACTTCCCACATACACCAATTCAATTTGATATAGGAGATCGTTTTGGAGCATTTGATGAGAGTGGGTATAATACATCTCGTGTTGGGAACTACCACAGTCGCCCACCAAAAACAGATTTCCCCAGGTTTGATGGAGAGAACCCCAAGTGGTGGAAAATTGTTTGTGAGAAATATTTTGCACTCTATGCAGTGGATCACAACACCTGGGCGAGCTTTGCTAGCATGCATTTTGTGGGCAATGCGGCACTATGGTTGCAATCATACGAAGCTGAGCATGATGTAGATGGATGGGAGGAGTTGTGTGTGGCGGTTCACCTCAAGTTTGGTAAAGACAAACAACATCGGCTTGGAGCTTGCAGACAAACTGGAACAATAGAACAGTATTACAAAAAATTTGAAGAGCTTAGACACAAGGTTTTGGTGCACAATAAGCACTATGATGAGGCATACTTTGTAACAAAATTTATGAATGGGCTGCGGAAGGACATTCAGAGAGCAATCAAACTGCATGGTCCGAAAACAGTGGATGCAGCGCTGACTCTAGCTGAAACACAGGAAGAACTAAATGATGAAATCAAACCTCAGTACACGCATCGTTACAAGAGTGATTATCGTTCATACAGTAAGACAGGCTTTCCAGGAAAAGGCATATTTGGAGCAACTCCTGAAGAACATAAGAAACAAGAAGATAAACCTGGGGTAAAACCACCATGGGACGAGAAACTACAGTTATTGAAGGCGCAAAGGCGAGCACGGGGTGAATGCTTTAGGTGCGGTGACAAGTTCCAACCAGGGCACAAGTGCAACAAAACAGTGCCATTGCATATGGTGGAAGAGCTAATCGACCTGCTGCATGTCAACAGTTCTGATAGTGATCAAGAGGAAAACCATTCTAGCAGCTCTGAGGACTCGCTCATGTACATCTCACAGTGTGCCCTCGCGGGCACAACTCACAACAAGAGTATCAGATTGCAGGGGACATTGCAGGGGAAGCAGGTGTTGATACTCATTGACTCAGGAAGCTGTGGCAGCTTCATTAGTGCTGCCACTGTTGCTCATCTGAAACTTGCAACACAAGAAGTAGAGCCAGTAACTGTGCAGGTGGCTGACAGTAGAAAGTCTCAAATCACTACAGCTGTTCGAGAGGCGGCATGGGAATGCCGTGGTGCAAAATTCAAAACAACATTCCGAGTTTTCAATATACCATGCTATGATATCATAttggggatggattggttgaacgAGTGTGGAAAAATGTGGATCGACTGGCCAAACAAAACATTGCGTTTCAGAGTACAAGGCAAGAGAGTGACACTGAAAGGAATCAAAGACAACGTACGCCACTGTGATGCAATATCTGCAGTGGAGATTCAAAAATTGATCAAACAAAATGCAGTTGCACAGGTCATTCATCTGTGTCCAGTGGGCGAAGCATATGAAAATTCCCCATTACCACCAGAAATCGAGCAGCTCCTCCAAGGACATGCAAATTGCTTTGATACTCCAAAGGATTTGCCACCGCATAGATCATTTGATCACGGTATCGAGTTGATGCCAGGTGTACAACCAGTGAATGTCAAACCTTACCGATACTCGCCTCAGCAAAAGGACGAAATCGAGCGGCAGATAAAGGACATGATCCGCCAGGGCATAATCAAACCGAGCCAAAGCCCTTTTGCATCGCCGGTGTTGTTGGTAAGAAAGAAGGACGGCACGTGGCGCTTCTGCGTTGATTACCGCCAACTGAATGCCGTTACCGTCAAAGACCGCTACCCCATGCCAATCGTCGATGAACTGCTCGATGAACTGGCGGGTGCCCAATTCTTCACAAAATTGGATCTGCGCTCCGGATATCATCAAATCCGGATGCGCGATGAGGACGAGAGGAAAACTGCGTTCAAGACGCATGAAGGGCACTATGAATTCCGCGTCATGCCTTTCGGATTAACCTCTGCGCCGGCTAccttccaagcggcgatgaacacgatattTGCTCACGCGATTCGCCGCTTCGTGTTGGTCTTTGTGGATGATGTGCTTATCTACAGCAAGAG TGCCGACAGGGTGGCTACAGACCCAGCAAAAATTTCCGCTGTCCAGCACTGGCCTCAGCCACGAGACGTGAAGCAAGTGCGGGGGTTCTTGGGCCTCGCCGGATACTATCGGAAATTCATCCGCCACTTCGGGATAATTTGCAGACCGCTAacgaacctgctgaagaagaacGTGCCGTTTGTATGGTCTCCAGTCGTGGATGACGCATTCCAAACACTCAAGCGGGCACTCATACAAGCCCCAGTGCTAGCGCTACCAGACTTTCAGCAAGAATTTGTGCTCGAGACGGACGCTTGTGCAACTGGGATTGGCGCGGTACTGATGCAACATGGACATCCGCTAGCATTCTTGAGCAGAGCTCTTGGTCCCAAGAACCAGGCCTTGTCCATATATGACAAGGAGTGTCTAGCGATTCTTCTGGCAATTGAAAAATGGAAGTCATATCTTCAACACGCTCCATTTGTGATTCACACGGACCAGAGAAGTCTGATCCACCTTGGTGAGCACAAATTTAACACGAAGATACAGCAGAAAGCCTTCTTCCGACTCCTTGGGCTACAGTACAAGATAATTTACAAGAAAGGCAAAGCAAATGTGGCAGCGGACGCCTTGTCACGTCGACCAATGGCTCTCTgtgctctttcaatggcaagaccACGGTGGATGGAAATAGTGATTGAAGGATACACAAAAGATGAAAAATCGAAGCAGCTGTACACAGAACTTAGCTTGCAGGGGTCCAATGAGCAAGGTTTTTCTCTTGTGGATGGAGTAATAAGACACCAGGGAAGAATTTGGCTGGGTACACACACTGAAGCGAAACAGGCAGTGCTCATTGCATTGCACAGCAGCGGTCTGGGTGGCCACTCAGGTCCTTTAGTGACATACCACAAGATCAAACAGATGTTCTCCTGGCCAAAATATGAAGCAAGAAGTGTTCGGCTATGTACATCAATGCACAGTGTGTCAACAAGCCAAAAGTGA
- the LOC127302773 gene encoding putrescine hydroxycinnamoyltransferase 3 produces MEVKVLSSKLVKPAYNAGAAPATEYIPLSIFDRVTFDMQMAIIYAFASPAPSTAAIEKGLAAVLAQYRPFAGQLGVNPDDGAPSFILNDRGARLVEASVDADLIDMAPAKPTPELLKLHPDLEGELEEVVLLQLTRFRCGSLAVGFTSNHVVADGHATSNFLLAWGRATRGLPMGLPPVHHHKDLFKPRSSPRVEHDHRNREYYLPSPTNVESHHGDVADSIVIHKAHFTKDFIAGLRGSASEGRGRPFSRFETILAHLWRTMTRARDLSPEETTTIRLSVDGRHRLGKPAEYFGNMVLWAFPRATVGDLLTRPLKHAAQVIHDEVARVDGGYFQSFVDFATTGAAEKEGLARSAMCKDVMCPDVEVDSWLTFPFYELDFGTGSPSYFMPSYFPTEGMLFLTPSYIGDGSVDAFVPVFQQNLQAFKECCYSTQ; encoded by the coding sequence ATGGAGGTTAAGGTGTTGAGCTCCAAGCTCGTGAAGCCTGCCTACAATGCCGGCGCGGCACCAGCCACCGAGTACATCCCTCTGTCCATCTTCGACAGGGTGACGTTCGACATGCAGATGGCAATCATCTACGCCTTcgcctcgccggctccttccacGGCAGCCATCGAGAAGGGCCTGGCAGCGGTGCTCGCCCAGTACCGCCCATTCGCCGGCCAACTCGGCGTCAACCCTGACGACGGCGCACCCTCCTTCATTCTCAACGACCGTGGCGCCCGCCTTGTGGAGGCCTCCGTGGATGCCGACCTCATAGACATGGCACCGGCGAAGCCCACGCCGGAGCTGCTGAAGCTGCACCCGGACCTGGAGGGGGAGCTCGAGGAGGTGGTGCTGCTGCAGCTCACCCGGTTCAGGTGCGGCTCCCTCGCCGTCGGGTTCACATCCAACCACGTTGTCGCTGACGGCCATGCCACCAGCAACTTCCTCCTCGCCTGGGGACGTGCCACCAGAGGGCTCCCCATGGGCCTCCCTCCCGTGCACCACCACAAGGACCTCTTCAAGCCCCGATCATCGCCTCGCGTGGAGCATGACCACCGCAACAGGGAGTATTACCTTCCATCTCCCACCAACGTCGAGAGCCACCACGGCGACGTCGCCGACAGCATCGTCATCCACAAGGCGCACTTCACCAAGGACTTCATTGCCGGGCTCCGTGGCAGCGCTTCGGAGGGGCGCGGCCGGCCGTTCAGCCGGTTCGAGACCATCCTCGCCCACCTCTGGCGCACCATGACGCGGGCGCGCGACCTGAGCCCAGAAGAGACGACGACCATACGCCTGTCCGTCGACGGGCGCCACCGGCTCGGCAAACCAGCAGAGTACTTTGGTAACATGGTGCTCTGGGCATTCCCGCGCGCCACGGTAGGTGACCTCCTGACCCGGCCTCTGAAGCACGCCGCGCAGGTGATCCACGACGAGGTGGCCAGGGTGGACGGCGGCTACTTCCAGTCCTTCGTCGATTTCGCGACCACCGGCGCCGCGGAGAAGGAAGGGCTCGCGCGGAGCGCCATGTGCAAGGACGTGATGTGCCCGGACGTCGAGGTGGACAGCTGGCTCACCTTCCCGTTCTACGAGCTGGACTTCGGTACCGGGAGCCCGAGCTACTTCATGCCGTCTTACTTCCCTACAGAGGGAATGCTCTTCCTCACGCCGTCCTACATTGGCGATGGCAGCGTCGACGCATTCGTCCCCGTCTTCCAGCAAAACCTGCAAGCGTTCAAAGAATGCTGCTACTCCACGCAGTAG